The genome window TTATCGTAAAGTTTGAACGTACAGGCTTGTTCATTTCAAGTTTTGTGTGGAAGAGTGTATCCATCCCGCCAAATGGCAGGACGACACGTTCAAGAATAAAAGGATATACCGATCGATTGATAGTTGTCGTTGTGAGTTTTACTTCGCCGCCCGGAATCGCGGAATTATCTGGAGTTGTAGCATCAATCCATACTCCAGCACACGCAAGAATCACACGCGTCAATTGCTCCTTTTTAACAATGACCCATGGATCTTGTGTGAGCGTGTCAAGAATATTGAAAGCTTTGAAGAGCAGTGGAATCGATTGAGCCGGTGTCTCATCGTTAAACTTCAGGAAGGCGTCTTGAAGAATTGTATCTAAGCTCTCTGCGCCTTTTACTCTCGACCATCCAGTGTTAATTCCATCAAAAAGATCTTTCTTCGCGGTATCCCCGGCGATGTGTTGGAAGTAGTTCAGAGACTCGCCGCGGTTCTGCACTGCACCCATGCCTTGACTTTTATGCATACTTCGTCCCTCGCCGGCAATTTCTGTAAACGATTTTCCGAGGAGAGGAGAATACGTCCCGACATCGATGGTCACAAGAGGCAGGGCTTTCTGAATTGTATCGGTTTGCAATGGGCGGAATCCATTCCACAGAATTCGTTTCGCTTGCCACGGTGAGACGTACTGAAGCTGTTCGGGAAAACGTGATGGATCTGCCGCAGCATGAAATGCTTCCTCTGCAAGTATCGCAGATGCTGTGTGATTCCCATGACCTCCAAGTGTCGGCGTGAAACGTGTCACGATCACATCAGGTCTGAACGTGCGAATAATCCAGACTACATCGGCAAGGGTTTTCTCTTTTTCCCAAAAGCGCAGAGTTTCCTCCGAGGTCTTGGAGAAGCCGAAATCAATTGCACGCGTGAAGTATTGTTCTGCGCCGTCAATTCTTCGTGCGGCAAGAAGTTCCTGAGTCCGGATGAGTCCCAGCATTTCTCCCTGCTCGGAACCAAGGAGGTTTTGACCTCCTTCACCGCGAGTCATTGAGAGATATGCGGTTCGATAAGACCGGCCCTGCGCAAGAGTAGCAAGCAGCGCCGTATTCTCATCATCAGGATGCGCTCCGACGTAAAGAACTGATCCCAGCACTGTGAGTTTCTTTAATGCGAGTTTGATCTCGGCTGCGTTGCGCGGATTTGATGATTGAGTATGTACTGGTTGACCAATGAAAAGAATGAGAAACAACAAAAAGGTTCTTCGAATCATGTTTGATTATCCGGTGTTTGTGAGGTGTATGAGCTGAGAATTGAATGACTTCGTGGAAAATATCTTTCTTCTTACTATGCAGCGTGGTAAAGAACTTCGTACGTTTGGACTGGTGTGCTGATCCCTTTTACGACAATTGCCTCAAGTGAGCGCGTTTTCACTTCCTTGCTTTTGAGGGAACGCCATGATGATTCCGATATTATGATCTGGCCGGAAAGGGCAATTGAACATAATCTGCTGCCGAGATTCATATTATTGCCGAGCACTGTATGATCCATCCGCTCTTCGCCTCCCACGTTTCCAACAATAGCCATTCCGGTATTAATGCCGATACCAACACGGATGTCTTCTGTGTTCTTTGAATTCAATTCATTGATCGCACACTGGATTTCGATAGCGCATAATACCGCATCGTCTACCATTTCCGAACCTTCGAAAATGGCAATGAGTTCATCACCGACATACTTATCGATAATGCCGTTGTGAGAGATGACGATAGAAGCCTGTCGGCTTAAATATCTGCTCAACAATTCAATAACGACCTCCGGTTCAACTTTTTCAGAGAATGCAGTGAACCCGCGAATATCTGAAAAGAGCACGGTTACATTACGCCGCTCTCCGCCCAAATGTAATTTATCGCCTTCCTTTCGGATCATCTCCATCGTTGATGAAGAAAGGAATTTCGACATCATAAACCGTTCTTTTAATCCCAGCACCATTTCGTCGAACGATTGCGCTAATTTGCCGATCTCGTCTTTGGAATCGATCTGCAGGTGAAAATCGTAATTCCCGGCGCGGATTTGCTCTGTGCCGACAACAAGTTTCCGTAACGGGGAAGTGATCCCTTCTGCCAATATAAATGCACCGAGAATCGCAAGGATCAGAGAAAGTCCGCCAATCATCAGGATGATCTTTTCAATCTTCCGTAATTCTGCGAGCGATTGATCGACGGAAATGGCCATCACATAAATAGCATCGCTGGTGTTCGATGCACGGACGAAAGCGCATAAGAAATTTTCCCCGTCCAGTATTGTTTCACGCTGAACACTCTTTCCCTCGCTGATTTGCCTGTCGAGTTCAGTCATGTCCACCATATACGAACGGAGCAGATCAATTTGTGCCAGGTCCGAATTCGTCGATGCAACAATGCGATTCCCCCGGAGGAATGTGATGTCGCTGTGTGTATCAGACTTTAATGCTTTGGCCTCTTCTTGAGTAATACGTTTTCCCAGGGTCAGCGTTCCGATAACGAATTTTTGAAAGATGGGTACTGTGACCGTTTGGTACATCTGCTCGTCAATTATGAGGAATGAAATATCATCTGGAGTTGGATCTTTACCTTCCAACGCATGGCGGATAACAGGCATGAACGCCAATGTGTCTCCGAATTTTTCCGGCCGGTCAAGCCGGAAGAGTACCCGGCCTTTTTCATCTGTCAGTGTAAAAAGATCGACACCGACAAGCCTGGCAGGGCTTTCTTCGCGTGAAAGAATATAATCTTTGATCGTTGCCGGATCTCGTGTGGATAACTGCGCTTTTAATACTGGAAGTTCTGAAATCAACAGACATGATTTCACAAGGGTCTCATTACGCAGAGAAAGAAACCGTTTGAACGTGTGGTACGTAATATCAAAATCCTTCTGCAGCTTTGTGTTAGTTAAATCCCGGATTTCGTAGTCTACAATCATCAGCACTGAACCGGCGATAAGGATAACAAGAGCTACTGTCGAAATGAGGAGACGATTCCGAAGCGATCCTGTAAAGAGATTGCGGAGAATAGCCATAGGTCATTCCATAACAAAATTTTCTATGATATGCCCACCTGGTGTAATGGTGATCATCCGCTCTCGATTTGTGAACCGTTCATGCCAGACTTTGAGGGTGTAAACGCCGCCGGGTATGTTTTCAATCGAGTAATTCCCATGTTCATCGGGTTGAATATAATAGGGTGAGTCCAAGACAAGAATATACGCATACATATGAGAATGAATATCGCAAAAGACATGGACTATTCCTTCTTTATCAAACTGAATAGGCACATTCTCACCCGTGGGACGCCGCCCGATATTAAATTTTTTTGTTGGAGAAAGAGAAAACACATTATGATAGGTATTGTCCCGATTGACAAAATCGACCACCGTTCCTCGTTGAATAGGCAAAACATGCGGAATAAACTCAGCATTCCGTTGATCCATAAGAGCTTTTGCATTAGTTTTCGGTTTCTCTTGCTTCAAATCCTTACTTTCTATATAAACGACCATGTTTGCATATTCATTGACTTTAGACTCTATAGAATGAGTCATCGGTGTCATTCCATACGAATGAGATCGCATATCACGTGATACTATATCAGGTTTGAGTATTGCTCGAATGTCGATCTTGCCTCTCACAGACCCTGTTTGTTGCTCTTGTGCCAGAACCTTCAACAAGGAAACAGTGTTGCTTCCGAAACAGAGCCATAGAATCATCAAGAATTTATTCATGCGTTCTGATTTTCTAATTTTTTCATTGCAGAGTAACGACAATTGCACATCCCCAGACATCAAGATCGGGCACCGGTTGTAAATTGACGGCGGTTCGTTCATAGCCCAATTTGATGAGAACTTTATGATCCGGTTTGTATCCTAATCCAATTGCAGAACGAACAACATTCCGATCCCAGGCAATAGAACTACCGCTTATAGATGATATCAGCAGTCCGGGAATGTTATTGAATGTCAGTGCATTGTACCGTACGGCAAGATATAATCCTGGATAAAAGGGAACATCCATCTTTACATCGATGTAATATTCCTGACTTTCAAGCGAACACGAATAGCCATTTGAGAAACCTGAATTGTATACTGAGGAACCTGAACCGTCCATATAAATAGAGTTATAAACAATATACGGTGCCTGAAATTGATTTTTTATATACTCCGCATTGATCTCGAAATACAAATAACTCAAAAGTAAGTCGGCTCCATATGTGGATTGGTCAAAAGAATTCAACGAAGTATACTGCTGTTCGAAATATTGACTAACGAATGATGATTGCATATATGATCCGACGGCATACGAAAACCCAATGGTTCCCCAAATTCCGGGATGTACGGCTACTCTCCCATGAAACGCCAATCCTTCATCAATATTATAATCTCCATTTGTGCCGGAGAGAGGGGCATTCATACAGGCAACGTCATAGTCTATCATTCCAAAGATCAAACCAGAAGCTTCAATTCCTGAAAAATATCCACATGGATACAGGGTGGTTAATCGATTACCATATTGAGCATCTGTTCCATATTGAGCGTATGCAAGATATGTTGTTTGAGGGCCGAGATATCCGGTCAATGGTGATATATTTTGTCTATACGAAAAGAAGAGGGGTTGACCAATGAAAGGATTTTCCGATGACAATTGACGTTTGGAAAATGTACCGAAAGGCGTCACTATCTTCCCAGCTGAGAAAGAAAGGGCGTCACCGAGAAGATTGGAAAACGTCACATACGCCAATTGAAGTTCGAATGCCTTGAAATCTAATCCTTTGGAGGGGTTGGTGGCAAGTTTTGCAGTAAAGGTGATATTTGAACTAATATCTGCATCGAAAAATAAATCCAATTCCTGGAGGCTAAGCTGAACATGATCATTTGGTACGTTATTCTTTTCTAGTCCGCTATCCTCTCCTCCTTTTCGTATCTCGAAATCGGATAACCCCCACCAATGAATTTGAGCCGTGGCTGTGGAAGTGATGGATGCACATACCAATACCAGGAAATATCTCTTCATATTCCTTCCGTATGATGGTGTATTGGTTGAATAAATTGTTCATCCTTAACTTACTAAAAATTTATAACAAAATTCAGGTTTTAATGATTCCATAGTTCACAGGAATTTACCGCTTCTCGTTCAAATGAAGCAGTTCTTTAGTATGAAGGATTTGTTAATTGTGCCTTCAGCTGATGAGGATGGCTTGAAAGAGAGAACCTTAACCTCTATATTATATGTAATAAATCGGAACGATTCATAACGTTTATGAAAAAAACAATTCTGGTTGTCGATGATGAAAAAGACATTATCGATCTCTTATCCTATAATCTGAACAAAGAAGGTTTGACGGTTATTACCGCACGCAACGGGCGCGAGGCGCTGGAGCGGGTGAAACAAAAACCGGATTTGATCATTTTAGATGTCATGATGCCGGAAATGAATGGATTGCAGGTCATTCAGGAATTAAAAAAGGATAAGAAGACAGCATCCATTCCCGTGCTGTTGCTTACAGCAAAGGGTTCAGAGACGGACGAAATTGTTGGATTGGAAGTAGGAGCGGATGATTATATCGTCAAGCCGGTAAAAATTGGCAAGATTGTTGCTCGTGTGCATGCGGTACTTCGTAGGCAGGAACAATCTGCCCGGAAAGCAATTCCACAAATGGATATTATCTCTATCAAAGATTTAGAGATTAACGTGTCCAGCTATACAGCAAGCATTGGGAAACAGAAGCTTGTGCTTCCAAGGAAAGAATTTGAGACACTTGTCTATCTTATTCGCAATCGGGGCAGAGTGCTTTCACGGGAATCTATATTGAATGCAGTCTGGGGAGAAAATATCCACGTCGTGGATAGAACGATCGATGTTCACATTAGAAAAATACGCGAGAAACTTGGTGCTTATTCGGAGTATGTCGAAACAGTCTCCGGTGTTGGATATCGATTTAGAGCGTAAATGAAAATACAGACAAAAATCACTGTTACCTATGTTCTGCTTGCACTATTGATTGTTGTCAGTCTCGGTGTATTCACAAGCATGCGCATGGAATCGTACTTCAAAGAACGCTTGGTGGGTGAATTAAGCTACCAAGCCGATTTGGTTCTCTTCATTCTCCAGAAAGACACCACGTACTCGTTCCCACAAATCGATCAGCAGGTTAAGTTGATTGGAGGTCTTGAACACCTTCGTATCACGCTCATCGATGTTCAAGGAAACATATTGGCTGACTCGGATATTCCATTTCCTGATATTACCGGTGTAAAAAATCATCTGGATCGTCCGGAAGTTCAAGATGCGAAGCAGTACGGTATTGGACACGATATCCGTCATAGCACAACTGTTGGTCACGATTTTTTATATATGGCAAAACTTGTAAAGAAATCTCCAAAGAGAACTAGTTTTGAAACTCTTCAGTATATCAGATTGAGTGTCCCGCTCGAAAACGTGCAAGATCAAATCAATAGCATCCGTTCGATCGTGATTGTAGTCGGGTTAGGAGTGCTTTTGGTGATTGTAGCAGTGAGCATTATCGTTTCTCGCCGCATTACAAAATCGATGGTGCGAATTGCCCAGGGTGTGGAACAAATTCGTTCCGGTGATTTAGATGCACAACTTATCATTTCTTCGAACGACGAAATCGGACTTGTCGCAAAGGCTATCAACGAACTCGTACAAAAGCTTAAATCAGATATCGTACAATTAAAAAAATTAGAGCTCGTGAGAAGCCAGTTTCTCGGAAATGTTTCGCACGAACTTCGCACACCAATCTTCGCTGTTCAGGGATACCTGGAAACACTTCTCGGCGGTGCAGTGGAGGATCCATCCGTGAATCGATCGTTTCTAGAAAAAGCGCAGTCGAATCTGGGTCGTCTCAATGCATTGTTGGAAGACCTCATCAACATTTCACAGATTGAATCAGGTGAAATGAAAATGAGTCTTCGTTATTTTCGGGTGAACGAATTCCTTGAATCGGTAGGGAAGGATTATGAATCATTGGCAGCAGCACGAAATATCACATTGAAACTCTTGTTGAGCACAAAAAATGATGATGATGTATTTGGCGATAAGGATCGACTAAGACAAGTTCTGAACAATTTGATCAGCAATGCCATCAACTATAATAAGCCCGGGGGGGAAGTTACGATCACTTCCGAAAAAGAAGAACATGGCATTCAAATAAGTATAAAGGATACGGGCGTGGGTATCCCTTCTGAACATCTTTCGAGAATATTCGAGCGATTCTATCGTGTTGACAGTGACCGATCACGTGCGCTGGGCGGCACGGGACTTGGTCTTGCAATTGTCAAACACATTATAGAAGCGCACGGAAGCCAGGTACAAGTAGAAAGTACATTGGGAAAAGGAAGCAATTTTCGTTTTGTGCTGAAAAACAGTTAAACCTGAACAAGCTTTAAAAGAACCCATTAATTTTATGTCATTCTCTCATATTATCTCCTTTGATCAATTATTTATTTACAATGCATTTAAATGTTTCGGGATATTTTGCCAGATAGTCTAATTCTTCATCTTTCAGGACAATGTTTAGTCCCCATCCTTTGAAGAATGTAAATGCCTTTGCAATAAATTCCTTATTGATGCCGGTGGAATAATTCACAAAGTACTGATTTACTACTCCCTCATAATTACAATCTAGATTGAGTACTTTCGCCGTAATAGAACAATTGAAATCTAACCCTTCGAAATCAAGGATCTTCGTTATTGGATCATACGGCGGTTGCTTCAAGAATATTTTCATTTCACCGGCAATCGTGGGTGTTTCAAAAACCTTGAAGTATATTCTCATGTTTGTGATATCGTAGACAATACTCCATTTCGTACCTAGTCCTTGAGCGACGGTATTTAAAGTGCGAAACGCATAGTCAATAGTCGAATTATCGACGGAATAATCGGGATGGTTAGTTTGACGTGCTGCGGTACAAAAATTATAGAGTGAACGATCAGACTGGGTGTCGCCATTCTTGTTGTAGCAGATCAGTGACTCATCATATGTACTATTTGCCAGAGCCTGAATAGGAAGATTCTTTCCTGTATGACACACCATCTTGCCATTGAGGAATTCTATTGCCGCAGTATGACCAAATCGGTCACAGACTAAAAAATGGATTTTCGAATTGGCGTCAACAATTCTCAACAAGGTATCGCTGCTCATCACTTCTTCAATTGTCGAGTAATTATCCAATTGAAACTGAATCCATTGAAATGCTCCTATCGCATAACGGTTATCTTTGGCAGGATATACTGTCTTATCCAACGTCATGTGTTCCACGACGAGTCCGCTTTCGTTCATACCGCCGTATGGCAAGTCTCTTCCGATCTGATTGAAGGTGATACTGCCGAATTTTGAGATCCATCTGACCGGCTTTTCTGTAGAATCGACGAGAGCCACCTTCTCAAGATTCCTTGGATTAACCATGGCCAAGCCTGTTCCGGTTAGCCAGTCGAGGTTGCGTCCGAACACCAGCCGATTCCTTTGATGAAGGACAAAAGTTGTGCAAGGATATGCATCAGTTAAAGTGAATAATATCAAGAGAACGACTTGGACGAGAATAATAATCATACGTTTATTCATGAATTACTCCTTAAGTGTGAGCAAAATAAGATTATGTAAAACTGCTTTCTTCCTGTTTTGATTTTATAAGATCCATGCTTTTATAAAGGATTATGATTTCAAAAAGCTCAGCTGGTACCAACATAATGAATCCCATAAACGATAAAATTACCGTAAGAAAGAAACATCCTGCTATAATTTCAAAAACACCGGCATAAGTAGCCACTGCACCGATAGATTTCCGAAGCCGTCTTAATGATATCCCGTAAATTATTCCAATACACCCAAAGACAACTGCCTCAGATCCTAAAATATATTGTCGTTCTATCGAATCATAAAATATTGACGCAACATCATAGCCGATGATCAATATATTTCCAAATATGAGTATGAAGGAAGTAATTCTCAACAAGTAATTTT of Ignavibacteriales bacterium contains these proteins:
- a CDS encoding ATP-binding protein encodes the protein MKIQTKITVTYVLLALLIVVSLGVFTSMRMESYFKERLVGELSYQADLVLFILQKDTTYSFPQIDQQVKLIGGLEHLRITLIDVQGNILADSDIPFPDITGVKNHLDRPEVQDAKQYGIGHDIRHSTTVGHDFLYMAKLVKKSPKRTSFETLQYIRLSVPLENVQDQINSIRSIVIVVGLGVLLVIVAVSIIVSRRITKSMVRIAQGVEQIRSGDLDAQLIISSNDEIGLVAKAINELVQKLKSDIVQLKKLELVRSQFLGNVSHELRTPIFAVQGYLETLLGGAVEDPSVNRSFLEKAQSNLGRLNALLEDLINISQIESGEMKMSLRYFRVNEFLESVGKDYESLAAARNITLKLLLSTKNDDDVFGDKDRLRQVLNNLISNAINYNKPGGEVTITSEKEEHGIQISIKDTGVGIPSEHLSRIFERFYRVDSDRSRALGGTGLGLAIVKHIIEAHGSQVQVESTLGKGSNFRFVLKNS
- a CDS encoding response regulator transcription factor, giving the protein MKKTILVVDDEKDIIDLLSYNLNKEGLTVITARNGREALERVKQKPDLIILDVMMPEMNGLQVIQELKKDKKTASIPVLLLTAKGSETDEIVGLEVGADDYIVKPVKIGKIVARVHAVLRRQEQSARKAIPQMDIISIKDLEINVSSYTASIGKQKLVLPRKEFETLVYLIRNRGRVLSRESILNAVWGENIHVVDRTIDVHIRKIREKLGAYSEYVETVSGVGYRFRA
- a CDS encoding linear amide C-N hydrolase, which encodes MNKRMIIILVQVVLLILFTLTDAYPCTTFVLHQRNRLVFGRNLDWLTGTGLAMVNPRNLEKVALVDSTEKPVRWISKFGSITFNQIGRDLPYGGMNESGLVVEHMTLDKTVYPAKDNRYAIGAFQWIQFQLDNYSTIEEVMSSDTLLRIVDANSKIHFLVCDRFGHTAAIEFLNGKMVCHTGKNLPIQALANSTYDESLICYNKNGDTQSDRSLYNFCTAARQTNHPDYSVDNSTIDYAFRTLNTVAQGLGTKWSIVYDITNMRIYFKVFETPTIAGEMKIFLKQPPYDPITKILDFEGLDFNCSITAKVLNLDCNYEGVVNQYFVNYSTGINKEFIAKAFTFFKGWGLNIVLKDEELDYLAKYPETFKCIVNK
- a CDS encoding HAMP domain-containing protein; translated protein: MAILRNLFTGSLRNRLLISTVALVILIAGSVLMIVDYEIRDLTNTKLQKDFDITYHTFKRFLSLRNETLVKSCLLISELPVLKAQLSTRDPATIKDYILSREESPARLVGVDLFTLTDEKGRVLFRLDRPEKFGDTLAFMPVIRHALEGKDPTPDDISFLIIDEQMYQTVTVPIFQKFVIGTLTLGKRITQEEAKALKSDTHSDITFLRGNRIVASTNSDLAQIDLLRSYMVDMTELDRQISEGKSVQRETILDGENFLCAFVRASNTSDAIYVMAISVDQSLAELRKIEKIILMIGGLSLILAILGAFILAEGITSPLRKLVVGTEQIRAGNYDFHLQIDSKDEIGKLAQSFDEMVLGLKERFMMSKFLSSSTMEMIRKEGDKLHLGGERRNVTVLFSDIRGFTAFSEKVEPEVVIELLSRYLSRQASIVISHNGIIDKYVGDELIAIFEGSEMVDDAVLCAIEIQCAINELNSKNTEDIRVGIGINTGMAIVGNVGGEERMDHTVLGNNMNLGSRLCSIALSGQIIISESSWRSLKSKEVKTRSLEAIVVKGISTPVQTYEVLYHAA
- a CDS encoding carboxypeptidase regulatory-like domain-containing protein, with the protein product MNKFLMILWLCFGSNTVSLLKVLAQEQQTGSVRGKIDIRAILKPDIVSRDMRSHSYGMTPMTHSIESKVNEYANMVVYIESKDLKQEKPKTNAKALMDQRNAEFIPHVLPIQRGTVVDFVNRDNTYHNVFSLSPTKKFNIGRRPTGENVPIQFDKEGIVHVFCDIHSHMYAYILVLDSPYYIQPDEHGNYSIENIPGGVYTLKVWHERFTNRERMITITPGGHIIENFVME